Proteins encoded together in one Chitinophaga lutea window:
- a CDS encoding 6-pyruvoyl trahydropterin synthase family protein yields MLQVTKIFRFETAHALHGYNGPCRLIHGHSYQLHVTVRAQGTNTGYLPAPGILLDFKDLKQLVNEAVVKQLDHRLVLSEAYLRANPDTAMEDNLLVMEAEPSAENLLIFARNAIGDKLPEGVELARLRLYETVDSYAEWVQ; encoded by the coding sequence ATGCTCCAGGTGACTAAAATATTCCGATTCGAAACGGCGCATGCGCTGCATGGGTATAACGGCCCCTGCAGGCTTATTCACGGCCATTCCTACCAGCTGCATGTAACTGTGCGGGCACAGGGGACCAACACCGGCTACTTGCCCGCCCCGGGCATCCTGCTGGATTTTAAAGACCTGAAGCAGCTGGTGAACGAGGCGGTGGTGAAGCAGCTGGATCACCGGCTGGTCTTGTCAGAAGCCTACCTCCGGGCCAACCCGGACACAGCCATGGAAGATAACCTGCTGGTGATGGAAGCGGAGCCCTCCGCCGAAAACCTGCTGATTTTCGCCCGCAACGCCATCGGCGACAAACTGCCGGAAGGGGTGGAGCTGGCGCGGCTGCGACTCTACGAAACGGTCGATTCCTACGCCGAGTGGGTACAATAA
- a CDS encoding RrF2 family transcriptional regulator, translating into MLSKSAEYALRATIYIALKGSADHKLGIEEIASAIDSPPSFTAKVLQQLTKNNGVISSVRGPNGGFYLTDAARRLPVRAVLEAVGEDGIITKCVLGLKECSESRPCPMHEQYRSIKVQLRQMFEKTTIEQLAADFDKGKLTIGNRPPKK; encoded by the coding sequence ATGTTATCGAAATCAGCGGAGTATGCGCTCAGGGCTACGATATACATTGCGTTAAAAGGTTCGGCGGACCATAAGCTGGGCATCGAGGAAATTGCCAGTGCGATCGATTCGCCGCCTTCGTTTACGGCCAAGGTATTGCAACAGCTTACCAAAAATAACGGGGTGATCAGTTCCGTGCGAGGCCCCAACGGCGGTTTCTACCTGACCGATGCCGCACGCCGGCTGCCGGTGCGGGCGGTGCTCGAAGCGGTGGGGGAAGACGGCATCATTACCAAATGCGTGCTGGGATTAAAAGAATGCTCAGAAAGCCGGCCCTGCCCTATGCACGAGCAGTACCGGTCCATCAAAGTGCAATTGCGCCAGATGTTCGAGAAAACAACGATCGAGCAGCTGGCGGCCGACTTCGACAAGGGAAAACTCACCATCGGCAACCGCCCGCCAAAAAAATAA
- a CDS encoding ABC transporter permease, translating to MLTITRYVLIDLLKNRSVAVYALVLAALSASLLGLEENARGLLSLLNVTLLFVPVITTLFATIYFFNSLEFIELLLSQPVKRGRVLMACYAGMAFSLSAAFMAGVGIPLLILAPTGPALILLGAGVLLNCIFTALALLAFVLMKDKTKGIGAAIVVSLFFTLLFDGLVMFFIYAFSDYPVDKVLIGLITLNPVDLARVLMLLQLDAAVLMGYSGALFKKFLGTPAGSIYSVISLVLWAAAPLLLAVKVFRRKDL from the coding sequence ATGCTGACGATCACCAGATATGTATTGATCGACCTGCTCAAGAACAGGTCGGTCGCCGTTTACGCCCTTGTATTGGCCGCACTTTCCGCCAGCCTGCTGGGGCTCGAAGAAAACGCGCGGGGACTGCTCAGCCTGCTGAATGTGACGCTGCTGTTCGTGCCCGTCATCACCACGCTGTTTGCCACCATCTACTTTTTTAATTCGCTGGAATTTATCGAACTGCTGCTGTCGCAGCCGGTGAAGCGCGGCCGTGTGCTCATGGCCTGTTATGCCGGCATGGCGTTTTCACTGTCTGCAGCCTTCATGGCCGGCGTGGGTATTCCGCTGCTGATACTCGCGCCCACCGGGCCTGCCCTGATATTGTTGGGCGCCGGTGTATTGCTCAACTGCATATTCACCGCTTTGGCGTTGCTCGCGTTCGTACTGATGAAAGATAAAACCAAAGGCATCGGCGCCGCCATCGTGGTGTCGCTGTTCTTTACGCTGTTATTCGACGGGCTGGTGATGTTTTTTATCTATGCCTTCAGCGATTACCCGGTGGACAAGGTGCTGATCGGGCTGATCACCCTCAACCCGGTGGATCTGGCGAGGGTATTGATGTTGCTGCAACTGGATGCGGCGGTACTGATGGGATATTCCGGGGCGTTGTTCAAAAAATTCCTGGGAACGCCGGCAGGCAGTATATATTCCGTGATCAGCCTGGTGCTCTGGGCGGCAGCCCCGTTACTGCTTGCAGTAAAAGTGTTCCGCAGAAAAGACCTGTAA
- a CDS encoding ABC transporter ATP-binding protein, translating into MIRITHLTKTFGRFKALDNIHLTLEKGQAVSLLGPNGSGKTTLIKSILGLAIPEKGSIAINGQVISAGEQYRAGIGYMPQIGRYPDNMSIEQVLDMIKAVRGGAADYDEDLYTGFGLHAVRHKKMRTLSGGTRQKVSACLAFLFRPDIYILDEPTAGLDPVSSELLKEKIADERDHGKLILITSHVLSDLDGLTSHVIYLQDGRLLFHESVESLRSATGEEKLNRIIARIMQAPKMIPC; encoded by the coding sequence ATGATCAGGATAACACATCTCACCAAAACATTCGGCCGCTTCAAGGCGCTGGACAATATCCATCTGACGCTGGAGAAAGGCCAGGCCGTGTCGCTGCTGGGGCCGAACGGCTCCGGCAAAACCACGCTGATCAAATCCATCCTCGGGCTGGCCATTCCCGAAAAAGGCAGCATCGCCATCAACGGCCAGGTCATCAGCGCCGGCGAACAATACCGCGCGGGCATTGGGTATATGCCGCAGATCGGCCGTTACCCGGACAATATGAGCATCGAACAGGTGCTGGACATGATCAAGGCGGTGCGCGGCGGCGCGGCGGATTATGACGAAGATCTGTATACCGGCTTCGGGCTGCACGCCGTCCGGCATAAAAAAATGCGCACCCTGTCCGGCGGCACCCGGCAGAAAGTGAGCGCCTGCCTGGCTTTTCTATTCAGGCCGGATATTTACATTCTCGATGAGCCCACTGCCGGCCTCGATCCCGTATCCAGCGAGCTGCTCAAGGAAAAGATCGCGGACGAGCGGGACCATGGAAAACTCATACTCATCACCTCGCACGTGCTCAGCGATCTCGACGGCCTCACCAGTCATGTCATTTACCTGCAGGACGGCCGGCTGCTCTTCCACGAAAGCGTCGAATCCCTGCGGTCCGCCACGGGAGAAGAAAAACTGAACAGGATAATTGCCCGCATCATGCAGGCGCCAAAAATGATCCCATGCTGA
- a CDS encoding nitrous oxide reductase family maturation protein NosD → MMCRLLLICLLLSAATRAALIKTTPDRPLQPVLDAAQPGDTVWLAPGIYRQHDIVVRKALTITGGHFPVLDGENKYQVLIIAADSVRVQGITVQNTGRSSMTDMAGIRLQQVKGVQITHCRLINTTYGIYLQNSSHCIITGNHIRAAAADELSAGNGIHAWKCHHLLVQRNGISGHRDGIYFEFVTDSHIYRNVSGQNVRYGLHFMFSHNDTYSHNTFRNNGAGVAVMYTKGVTMYKNLFDHNWGDAAYGILLKDISDSRILLNRFQQNTVGIYMEGSSRIHISGNEFSANGWAMRVQANCEGNQIKMNNFVQNSFDVATNGTMMLNTFNANYWDKYEGYDLGRDGQGDVPYYPVSVYSVLSEKIPAAMLLYRSFLTNMMDQAEKMMPVLTPGELRDDAPRTKKWNL, encoded by the coding sequence ATGATGTGCCGGCTTCTGTTGATATGCCTCCTGCTATCCGCCGCCACCCGGGCCGCGCTGATCAAAACCACGCCGGACCGCCCGCTGCAACCGGTGCTGGATGCGGCGCAACCGGGTGATACCGTCTGGCTCGCACCGGGCATCTACCGGCAGCACGACATCGTGGTGCGGAAAGCACTGACGATCACTGGTGGTCATTTCCCCGTACTCGACGGGGAAAACAAATACCAGGTGCTCATCATCGCCGCCGACAGCGTGCGCGTACAGGGCATCACCGTACAGAACACCGGCCGCAGCAGCATGACGGACATGGCCGGCATCCGCCTGCAGCAGGTCAAAGGCGTACAGATCACCCATTGCAGGCTCATCAATACCACCTACGGTATTTACCTGCAGAACAGTTCGCATTGCATCATCACCGGCAACCACATCCGGGCGGCGGCAGCCGACGAGCTTTCGGCCGGCAACGGCATTCACGCCTGGAAATGCCATCACCTCCTGGTGCAGCGCAACGGGATTTCCGGGCACCGCGACGGGATTTATTTCGAATTCGTGACCGATTCCCACATCTACCGGAACGTATCCGGCCAAAACGTGCGGTACGGTCTTCATTTTATGTTTTCACATAACGATACCTACAGCCACAATACTTTCCGCAATAACGGCGCCGGTGTGGCCGTGATGTACACGAAAGGCGTCACCATGTACAAAAACCTCTTCGACCATAACTGGGGCGACGCCGCTTACGGCATCCTGCTCAAAGACATCAGCGACAGCCGCATCCTGCTGAACAGGTTTCAGCAGAACACCGTCGGCATTTACATGGAAGGAAGCAGCCGCATCCACATCAGCGGTAACGAATTTTCCGCCAACGGCTGGGCGATGCGCGTACAGGCCAATTGCGAAGGCAACCAGATAAAAATGAACAACTTCGTGCAGAATTCATTCGACGTGGCCACCAACGGCACCATGATGCTCAATACTTTCAACGCCAACTATTGGGACAAATACGAAGGCTATGATCTCGGCCGCGACGGACAGGGCGATGTGCCCTATTACCCCGTAAGCGTGTACAGCGTGCTCTCCGAGAAGATACCGGCAGCAATGCTCCTGTACCGGAGCTTCCTGACGAACATGATGGACCAGGCCGAGAAGATGATGCCGGTGCTGACGCCGGGCGAATTGCGCGACGATGCGCCCCGCACAAAAAAATGGAACTTATGA
- a CDS encoding nitrous oxide reductase accessory protein NosL, with the protein MKHMLILMALCALFACNRVFEPVEYGKDACAHCKMTIMDKRFAAEIITPKGKVFKFDDISCLRAFKAELPGSMLFVCDYTGTSDAPLDAVTAVYLHHESFGSPMNGNLAAFASPADAAHFKDSLQLPLLDWKNLP; encoded by the coding sequence ATGAAACACATGCTGATACTGATGGCGCTCTGTGCGTTGTTTGCCTGCAACCGGGTGTTTGAGCCCGTCGAATACGGGAAAGACGCCTGTGCGCATTGCAAAATGACTATCATGGATAAGCGTTTCGCGGCGGAAATCATCACACCCAAAGGCAAGGTGTTCAAATTCGACGATATCAGCTGCCTTCGGGCGTTCAAAGCGGAACTGCCGGGCAGCATGCTGTTTGTCTGCGACTACACCGGCACGTCGGACGCTCCGCTGGATGCGGTCACGGCGGTGTACCTGCATCACGAATCGTTCGGCAGCCCGATGAACGGCAATTTAGCAGCCTTTGCGTCACCCGCGGATGCGGCGCATTTCAAAGACAGCCTGCAGCTTCCATTGCTTGACTGGAAAAATTTACCATAA
- the nosZ gene encoding Sec-dependent nitrous-oxide reductase has product MKSNWLLLIIAAAIAMPGCKMKNTASAVSGDAAARTYVAPGKYDELYNFVSGGFNGQVSVYGLPSGRLLKLIPVFSVNPENGYGYSEESKPMLQTSHGFVPWDDQHHLALSQTNGEHDGRWLFANANNSPRVARIDLKTFKTMEILELPNSGGNHSSPFLTENTEYVIAGTRFSIPIGNQESALDNASYKKNFKSTASFIGIDKNTGHMQVSFQIILPGMDLDLSRAGKGPSHGWFFFSTYNTEQASTLLEVNASQKDKDFIVAVNWKKAEEYVKAGKAKKMAAGYYHNTFNEETHSATSEIIKEVLTLDPEELKDFVYLIPCPKSPHGCDVDPSGEYIVGSGKLAALIPVFSYRKFEKAIADKAFEGEYNGIPVVKYEAALHGEVKKPGLGPLHTEFDASGNAYTSFFVSSEIVKWNIKSLEVLDRVPTYYSIGHLMVPGGDTKKPYGKYVVAYNKITKDRYLPTGPELAQSAQLYAIDGEKMQLLLDFPTIGEPHYAQAIPAEKIKAQSVKFFDIAKNKHPYLSAGEKATKVVREGNVVHVYMTAIRSHLTPDNIEGVQVGDEVYFHVTNLEQDWDIPHGFAVKHAPNAELLIMPGETNTLKFVPAKPGVYPFYCTDFCSALHQEMQGYLRVSPKGSSVPLKWGTGTEDTARAVAAR; this is encoded by the coding sequence ATGAAAAGTAATTGGCTATTGCTGATAATAGCTGCGGCTATTGCCATGCCCGGCTGCAAGATGAAAAATACGGCATCTGCAGTGTCGGGCGATGCGGCGGCACGTACATATGTGGCGCCCGGCAAATACGACGAGCTCTATAATTTTGTGTCGGGCGGTTTTAACGGCCAGGTATCCGTGTATGGCCTGCCTTCCGGCCGGCTGCTCAAACTTATCCCCGTATTCTCCGTCAACCCTGAAAACGGGTACGGGTACAGCGAAGAAAGCAAACCGATGCTGCAGACTTCCCATGGATTTGTGCCCTGGGACGATCAGCACCATCTCGCGCTGTCGCAGACCAACGGCGAGCACGACGGGCGTTGGCTGTTTGCCAATGCCAACAACTCTCCCCGCGTGGCCCGCATCGACCTGAAAACATTCAAAACGATGGAGATTCTCGAACTGCCCAACAGCGGCGGTAACCACTCGTCCCCTTTCCTCACCGAAAACACCGAATATGTGATCGCCGGCACCCGTTTTTCCATACCGATCGGCAACCAGGAATCGGCACTGGACAATGCTTCTTACAAAAAGAACTTTAAAAGCACCGCTTCTTTCATCGGCATCGACAAAAATACCGGCCACATGCAGGTGAGCTTCCAGATCATCCTGCCGGGCATGGACCTCGACCTCAGCCGCGCCGGTAAAGGCCCTTCTCATGGCTGGTTTTTCTTCTCCACCTACAATACCGAACAGGCCAGCACTTTACTGGAAGTAAACGCTTCCCAGAAAGACAAAGACTTTATCGTGGCCGTGAACTGGAAAAAGGCGGAGGAATATGTAAAAGCGGGCAAAGCCAAAAAGATGGCGGCCGGATATTATCATAACACCTTTAACGAAGAAACGCATTCCGCCACTTCTGAAATCATTAAGGAAGTGCTGACGCTGGACCCGGAAGAGCTGAAAGATTTCGTTTACCTAATCCCCTGCCCGAAATCACCACACGGCTGTGATGTGGACCCGAGCGGCGAGTACATCGTGGGCAGCGGTAAACTGGCGGCCCTCATCCCCGTATTCTCTTACAGGAAGTTCGAAAAAGCGATTGCCGACAAGGCGTTTGAAGGTGAATATAACGGCATTCCCGTCGTGAAATACGAAGCCGCCCTGCACGGCGAGGTGAAGAAACCCGGCCTCGGCCCCCTGCATACGGAGTTCGATGCATCCGGCAATGCTTATACTTCCTTCTTCGTATCGTCGGAGATCGTGAAGTGGAACATCAAAAGCCTGGAAGTGCTCGACCGTGTGCCTACCTATTATTCCATCGGTCACCTGATGGTGCCCGGCGGCGATACAAAAAAACCGTATGGAAAATATGTGGTGGCATACAACAAGATCACCAAAGACCGCTATCTGCCTACCGGTCCAGAGCTTGCGCAAAGCGCCCAGCTGTATGCGATAGACGGGGAAAAGATGCAGCTGCTGCTCGACTTCCCGACCATCGGCGAACCGCACTATGCGCAGGCCATCCCTGCTGAAAAGATCAAAGCGCAAAGCGTGAAGTTCTTTGATATCGCCAAAAACAAACATCCTTACCTCTCCGCCGGCGAAAAAGCCACCAAGGTGGTGCGCGAAGGCAACGTGGTGCATGTATACATGACCGCCATCCGTTCGCACCTCACCCCGGATAATATCGAAGGCGTGCAGGTGGGTGACGAGGTATATTTTCATGTGACCAACCTGGAACAGGACTGGGACATCCCCCACGGTTTCGCTGTCAAACACGCCCCTAATGCAGAGTTGTTGATCATGCCGGGAGAAACGAACACACTGAAGTTCGTGCCGGCCAAACCTGGGGTGTATCCTTTCTATTGCACCGACTTCTGCTCCGCGCTTCACCAGGAAATGCAGGGCTATCTGCGGGTATCCCCCAAAGGAAGCAGCGTTCCGCTCAAATGGGGCACCGGAACGGAAGACACTGCCCGCGCAGTAGCGGCCAGGTAA
- a CDS encoding c-type cytochrome: MNRIYFQILTIAAVVFCSACGGNTTQKDEQTPAAPAADNSMVADKPAADPKGIGKFRDVQLTHPLDEAMVQKGKTVAELKCTSCHRLTEEKLVGPGWKGVTDRRTPEWIMNFITNVDEMLNKDADAQAMLEVCMVRMPNQNLSDEDARAVLEFLRKNDGKN, from the coding sequence ATGAATCGTATTTATTTTCAAATTCTGACCATCGCCGCGGTGGTATTTTGTTCGGCCTGCGGCGGCAATACCACTCAGAAAGACGAACAGACGCCAGCTGCGCCCGCCGCGGATAACAGCATGGTGGCCGACAAACCGGCGGCCGATCCGAAAGGCATCGGCAAGTTCCGCGATGTGCAGCTGACGCACCCGCTCGACGAAGCGATGGTGCAGAAAGGCAAAACCGTGGCTGAACTGAAATGTACCTCCTGCCACCGCCTCACGGAAGAAAAACTCGTAGGCCCCGGCTGGAAAGGGGTGACAGACAGAAGAACGCCGGAATGGATCATGAACTTCATCACCAACGTGGATGAAATGCTCAACAAAGACGCCGATGCGCAGGCCATGCTCGAAGTATGCATGGTGAGAATGCCCAACCAGAATCTTTCGGATGAAGATGCACGCGCTGTACTCGAATTCCTGCGTAAAAACGACGGTAAAAACTAA
- the ric gene encoding iron-sulfur cluster repair di-iron protein, translating into MNNLEQAVIGQLVAGNYHTAAIFKQFNIDFCCKGHMTVGEACGIKNIDPSKVTAALENVQAMRRGDTVDYNSWGPDVLASHIQQTHHTYVTTQIPVLEGFLHKLCSVHGGAHPELEAISDQFFAAAEELLLHMKKEEQVLFPYIRRLVQTVQEGGAWLPPAFGSVQAPIAAMMHEHSQEGDRFQQMTDLSDDFTPPPDACNTYRVTYGLLKEFRDDLHLHIHLENNILFPKAAQLEERVSSTGASCAIPR; encoded by the coding sequence ATGAATAATCTCGAACAGGCCGTTATCGGTCAACTGGTGGCAGGTAACTATCACACCGCCGCGATCTTCAAACAATTCAATATCGACTTTTGCTGCAAGGGGCACATGACGGTGGGCGAAGCCTGCGGCATCAAAAACATCGACCCTTCGAAGGTTACCGCAGCACTGGAAAACGTACAGGCGATGCGGCGCGGCGATACCGTGGACTACAACAGCTGGGGGCCCGACGTGCTGGCGAGCCACATCCAGCAGACGCACCACACCTACGTGACCACCCAGATTCCCGTCCTGGAAGGTTTCCTGCATAAGCTGTGCAGCGTGCACGGCGGGGCGCATCCGGAACTGGAGGCCATCAGCGACCAGTTTTTCGCAGCGGCGGAAGAGCTGCTCCTGCATATGAAAAAAGAAGAACAGGTGCTGTTCCCTTATATCCGCCGGCTCGTGCAGACAGTGCAGGAAGGTGGCGCCTGGCTCCCGCCGGCATTCGGCTCGGTGCAGGCGCCCATCGCCGCCATGATGCACGAACATAGCCAGGAAGGCGACCGCTTTCAGCAGATGACGGATCTGAGCGATGATTTCACCCCGCCGCCCGATGCCTGCAATACTTACCGGGTAACTTACGGCTTATTGAAAGAGTTCCGCGACGACCTGCACCTGCATATCCACCTCGAGAACAACATCCTCTTCCCGAAGGCTGCACAGCTGGAAGAGCGCGTGAGCAGTACCGGCGCCAGCTGCGCCATCCCGCGGTGA
- a CDS encoding methyltransferase domain-containing protein, translated as MEKTLLKRGYFANDAAFDWLYPQKIRELSKRHWTPLAIAEQAADFLADAPGKKILDIGSGVGKFCIAAAHFQPQATFYGVEQRYKLHQYAQAAKDVAQISNAEFVHENITRLDLSSYDNFYFYNSFFENLDDNDRIDEEVAYSTNLYIQYCRHLYRSLERKPAGTRLVTFHSMQDEVPPSFQATYVSDDLQLKMWIKR; from the coding sequence TTGGAGAAAACACTGTTAAAGCGTGGGTATTTTGCCAACGATGCAGCGTTTGATTGGCTGTATCCGCAAAAAATCCGCGAATTATCCAAGCGGCACTGGACACCGCTGGCCATCGCAGAGCAGGCAGCGGATTTCCTCGCCGACGCACCCGGCAAAAAGATACTCGACATCGGCAGCGGAGTAGGCAAATTCTGCATCGCCGCTGCGCATTTCCAGCCGCAGGCCACGTTTTATGGCGTGGAGCAGCGCTACAAGCTTCACCAGTATGCCCAGGCCGCCAAAGATGTGGCACAGATCAGCAATGCTGAATTCGTGCATGAAAACATCACCCGGCTCGACCTTTCTTCGTACGACAATTTTTACTTCTACAATTCCTTCTTCGAAAACCTGGACGATAACGATCGGATAGACGAGGAAGTGGCTTATTCCACCAACCTGTATATTCAATATTGCCGGCATTTGTACCGTTCGCTGGAACGCAAACCGGCAGGAACGCGCCTGGTGACGTTTCATAGTATGCAGGATGAGGTGCCGCCGTCGTTTCAGGCGACATATGTATCAGACGACTTACAGTTAAAAATGTGGATCAAAAGATAA
- a CDS encoding DUF1579 family protein, with protein sequence MQRNPALETLVGTWRTTGQLVADPSRQLEGTDSYEWYEGSSLLLHRIAVTMGTEPVIGLEIISYDEELRHFSMHHFDAAGRLQVSAGSFHDNAWTFTSASERGIFTFSSNAQVLSGTWEKLSDNNKWEPWLAVRLEKQ encoded by the coding sequence ATGCAACGGAATCCTGCACTTGAAACGCTTGTCGGCACCTGGCGCACCACCGGCCAGCTCGTGGCCGACCCTTCCCGGCAGCTGGAAGGCACCGACAGTTACGAATGGTACGAAGGCAGCAGCCTCCTCCTCCACCGCATCGCCGTCACGATGGGAACGGAACCTGTCATTGGGCTGGAAATCATCAGTTACGACGAGGAGCTTCGCCATTTTTCCATGCACCATTTCGACGCTGCCGGACGCCTGCAGGTATCGGCGGGCAGCTTTCACGACAATGCGTGGACGTTCACATCGGCTTCCGAACGCGGTATTTTTACGTTCAGCAGCAACGCGCAGGTGCTGTCAGGTACCTGGGAAAAACTGTCGGATAATAATAAATGGGAACCCTGGCTGGCGGTTCGGCTCGAAAAGCAGTGA
- a CDS encoding N-acetyltransferase: protein METITVKFVVAADSVIADIARLGRAIVLEKYAGLAQAAVLEHYITTHFNEKTLTDSINNFSNQWLVAYAGEEAVGFARLSAKGKRPPVLHDKRSMGITAFFMLRAYADQVALLEKCIGLGNQYDAIWLAEHAESPAIGLLERYGFKKAEVAEQRADDLPLPFVYLVKA from the coding sequence ATGGAAACCATCACCGTGAAATTCGTCGTCGCTGCAGACAGCGTGATTGCAGACATTGCCCGGCTGGGCCGCGCCATCGTTCTGGAAAAATATGCAGGTCTCGCACAGGCCGCCGTGCTGGAACACTACATTACCACGCACTTCAACGAAAAGACGCTTACAGACAGCATCAATAATTTCTCGAACCAATGGCTGGTGGCCTATGCCGGCGAAGAAGCCGTAGGCTTCGCCCGCCTCAGCGCGAAAGGGAAACGCCCACCCGTCCTGCACGACAAACGCAGCATGGGCATCACGGCATTTTTTATGCTGCGGGCGTACGCAGACCAGGTGGCTTTGCTGGAGAAATGCATCGGCCTCGGCAATCAATACGATGCGATCTGGCTCGCGGAACATGCGGAAAGCCCGGCTATCGGGTTGTTGGAGCGGTACGGATTTAAGAAAGCTGAAGTAGCGGAACAACGGGCGGATGATTTACCCCTGCCGTTCGTGTACCTGGTAAAGGCGTAA
- a CDS encoding DUF2589 domain-containing protein, with product MAKINVKSRTPRPKVAQRTADAPVPSVAHATDAAVDTVTKLSGAVAPKKASVAKGVSTNLVAELNNIDFKKMIGGPLQAAVDAQVASSLATVNFINSVGFVEDDGKKTLVMVDFSHERKDVKEDGSPLVKSVAVKVPLLAMLPIPSLRIEHVIIDFNAKLNSVESNTVSDALGVNAEVKAGWGPVSFKVSASYQRKSVTGVEVKKEFALNVNVKAVQDEMPGGLEKILGLLSA from the coding sequence ATGGCAAAGATCAATGTCAAAAGCCGCACCCCACGGCCCAAGGTAGCACAGCGCACTGCTGATGCCCCCGTACCCTCAGTAGCACACGCCACCGATGCAGCGGTGGACACGGTGACCAAACTCTCCGGTGCCGTAGCCCCCAAAAAAGCGTCCGTTGCCAAAGGCGTTTCCACTAACCTGGTAGCGGAACTGAACAACATCGACTTCAAAAAAATGATCGGCGGGCCGCTCCAGGCAGCTGTGGATGCACAGGTAGCCAGCTCCCTCGCCACCGTTAACTTCATCAATTCAGTTGGTTTCGTGGAAGACGACGGTAAAAAAACACTCGTGATGGTCGACTTCAGCCACGAAAGAAAAGACGTGAAAGAAGACGGCAGCCCGCTCGTCAAAAGCGTAGCCGTGAAAGTTCCCCTGCTCGCCATGCTGCCCATCCCCAGCCTCCGTATCGAGCACGTGATCATCGACTTCAACGCCAAACTCAACTCGGTAGAGTCCAACACCGTGTCCGACGCGCTCGGCGTAAATGCCGAAGTAAAAGCAGGATGGGGCCCCGTGAGCTTCAAGGTGTCTGCCTCCTATCAGCGCAAATCCGTAACCGGCGTGGAAGTGAAAAAAGAGTTCGCGCTCAACGTAAACGTGAAAGCCGTGCAGGATGAAATGCCCGGCGGCCTGGAAAAAATCCTCGGCCTGCTGTCTGCATAA
- a CDS encoding DUF2589 domain-containing protein — protein sequence MTPKATPSTAVMALRQIIAAPLQAAMEAQTAQSLATANLVRQIGFDDRQQPVMTDFSYQRAAGDTVQLQVPLLSLIPLTCLRIQEVNVDFNVKMNTAAYAGLANRRSTGNASYQMHMQVKAVQDELPASFTDALVIPS from the coding sequence ATGACCCCGAAAGCGACACCCTCAACAGCCGTGATGGCTTTGCGACAGATTATTGCCGCACCCCTGCAGGCCGCCATGGAAGCGCAAACCGCGCAGAGCCTGGCAACAGCGAATCTCGTCAGACAGATCGGTTTCGATGACCGGCAGCAACCCGTGATGACTGATTTTTCGTATCAGCGGGCCGCCGGCGACACCGTGCAGTTACAGGTCCCCCTGCTCTCTTTGATCCCCCTCACCTGCCTGCGCATTCAGGAAGTGAACGTAGACTTCAACGTAAAAATGAACACCGCCGCTTATGCGGGCCTGGCTAACCGGCGCAGTACCGGCAACGCTTCTTACCAGATGCATATGCAGGTGAAAGCCGTGCAGGACGAATTGCCGGCATCGTTCACAGATGCGCTTGTCATCCCTTCATAA